A genomic region of bacterium contains the following coding sequences:
- the raiA gene encoding ribosome-associated translation inhibitor RaiA, which yields MNLTLTGRHLEVTPYLKAHVDEKAKKLDHFNSHIIKTEIVLLKEGAKDVAEAKIHLSHAVLTAKGEGKDMYIAVNDVVDKLVAQLHRQQGKFHDRKRPGHRDEGREAGGI from the coding sequence ATGAACCTGACCCTGACTGGACGCCATCTGGAAGTCACACCGTATCTAAAAGCTCACGTCGACGAGAAGGCGAAGAAACTGGACCACTTCAACAGCCACATCATCAAGACCGAAATCGTCCTGTTGAAGGAAGGCGCCAAGGACGTCGCTGAAGCCAAGATCCATCTGAGCCACGCCGTGCTCACCGCCAAGGGCGAGGGCAAGGACATGTACATCGCGGTCAACGATGTGGTCGACAAGCTCGTCGCCCAGCTGCACCGTCAGCAGGGCAAGTTCCACGACCGGAAGCGACCTGGCCACCGGGACGAAGGAAGAGAAGCTGGTGGAATCTGA
- the hprK gene encoding HPr(Ser) kinase/phosphatase, whose amino-acid sequence MESDLPPLTVAVLVGEKREEWGLKVAAGRKGLHASVVATGDINRPGMALAGYTGVFLRERIQIVGSTELSYLETMPPEQQREAVHRLLSLRPPCIIVTKGLALPSLWKDAADEFSVPVMTTPMDTTPFIRALSAFVDYRLAPRDFINGELVDVFGVGLLITGESGIGKSECALDLVDRGHRLIADDLVKVLRRGTGIVMGYSAARTSELAHHIEIRGVGIVDVYSLYGVRAIRIQKRIEVEVKLVQWKPGMDYERTGIEEKLTDILGVRIPRITIPVIPGKNLALVLEVIAKNHILKVFGYQPAKVFDDALTSVMSKSPRIDPFIADDQE is encoded by the coding sequence GTGGAATCTGACCTCCCACCGCTCACAGTCGCGGTTCTCGTCGGTGAGAAACGAGAGGAGTGGGGACTCAAGGTCGCGGCGGGCAGGAAGGGACTGCACGCCAGCGTCGTCGCAACGGGCGACATCAATCGTCCGGGCATGGCGCTGGCCGGGTACACCGGTGTATTCTTGCGGGAACGCATCCAGATCGTTGGCAGCACCGAGCTCTCTTATCTTGAGACGATGCCCCCCGAGCAGCAGCGCGAGGCCGTGCACCGGCTTCTGTCGCTGCGCCCGCCCTGCATCATTGTAACCAAGGGCCTGGCACTGCCTTCGCTCTGGAAGGACGCGGCGGACGAATTCAGCGTACCGGTCATGACCACGCCGATGGATACTACTCCGTTCATCCGCGCCCTGTCCGCCTTCGTCGACTACCGGCTCGCGCCGCGGGACTTCATCAATGGCGAGCTGGTCGACGTATTCGGAGTCGGACTGCTCATCACCGGCGAGTCCGGCATCGGAAAGTCCGAGTGTGCCCTCGACCTCGTCGACCGGGGACACCGACTGATCGCCGACGATCTCGTAAAAGTGTTGCGCCGCGGCACCGGCATCGTCATGGGCTATTCCGCCGCCCGGACTTCGGAACTGGCTCACCACATTGAGATTCGTGGGGTCGGAATCGTGGATGTGTACAGCCTTTACGGGGTGCGCGCCATCCGCATCCAGAAGCGCATCGAGGTCGAGGTCAAGCTGGTGCAGTGGAAGCCGGGCATGGACTACGAACGAACTGGCATCGAGGAGAAACTGACTGACATTCTGGGCGTCAGAATTCCCCGCATAACCATCCCGGTGATACCAGGCAAGAACCTGGCCCTTGTCCTAGAGGTCATTGCCAAGAACCACATACTCAAGGTCTTCGGTTACCAACCCGCGAAGGTCTTCGATGACGCCCTGACAAGCGTCATGAGCAAGTCGCCAAGGATCGACCCCTTCATCGCCGACGACCAGGAGTGA